CAGAAGATGTGTGCAGTGGCAAGGTACTGGAAATTATTCTGGTGCATCAGAACTCTGCACTTCCTGTGGAAGCCATTTTGTGTAAGGATAACAGAGGAAGACACATGACACAAGGCAAAAAGCCCTTTTCTGTCATTATACAGATCAAACAGAAAAGTACCTTGGACTCGTTTTGATCTGATTTCCGTGTTCTTTTCATTATTTCTTCAATTCTCTGTTAAAACATGGCGAACATTTTAAGTGACATACAGAACTTTATATTTCAGCATTCTGGTTTAAATTCATCAATCATAATACATTTTCATATTTCACGAGTATACTATTTTCATCACTGTTTTTAAATTTCACAAACCAAAGCTGGCAGCCTTTAAAAAAACACGCTTCTATTTAACTGCATCTGAGACCATTTGCCCGTTCATTTTAGGCTGAGAATTCAAAACAGGCTACctttttcctttcaagcctttcCTGCATATTTTGCTGCATAATCCTCTCCCTTTCCAGTCGCTGTCTTTCAGCCTCTTCTTGAGCTTTTGCTTCAGCTTCTTCTctctgaaaataaaacaaaaagaagagaGCACCCAGTGCATAACTTATTCCaacagtaaaaagcaaagaagttACAGAATCTGGTTCAACACAGACAGGAACATCAGGCAATCAATATCACCACACATTACAACTAAATGTCAATTACCTAGTTACTGACATGAAATATATATTACTATGACATTAAAAAACTGAAACCAACTATATTGAGGTAATGCAAATGTTCTGAATGTTGCTGAGATACTGAACATTGTTGTTCAGACTATGCTTTGGAATGAATATTTGGTTAACAAGGACAATCTATAAAGTAACAAGACAGCAATTAAATTCTAAATGTGTCAAAGTTAACTTAAAAATCTTGGCAGTCAGGTATTGCTACCAAGACACTTGGTGCTGAACATCTACTCCTTCTACACTGGAAAATCTTTTCCAGTATAACTGGAAAGAAGATAGAAACATAGTTAACACTCTGAGTAACTGTTGTTAACAAACATTTAAAGAAATATCCAGACACATGGCAAAGCCATTCACAGCTCTCTGAACACAAATAATTTCAATGTAAAACTGCTTTAGTTTTCAGAATTAATCTAACTTAAGGAAAGCCTGTTTTCTGCAGAACTGCTCCCTTCAGTTCCAAGGATGCCTTTGTAAAGATACTTGCTGTGGAAGACTATTCAGCAACAGGAAAGGCAGATTTGAAAACACTACCAGTCTTTCTTTGAGAGGAATCAGAATAAACCAGATTACATTCCAGACAGACCATCTCCTTGTAACTCATAACAGTCTGCTGGTTAAGTGGGCTCAGTACAAGTATTTTACATATGCAAAACAGCATCCCTGATGACtaaaaaaatattccaaaatagCTGCTTCTGCCCACACTTAAATTTACTAAAtgctagggaaaaaaataaaaatcagagacCAGGGCAAAAAAAAGACCTACAGACAGTCCCAAATCCATCTCAGACAGGATGAACTCAGCCTCACATCATGCCTGACAGAGAactgtcaaaaccattctgggaaagaaaaatcaaagacaAGCCTCTTGAAaccacagcagcagcttcttCCAGGAGCCCAGCTGGAGGCACAGACCTGCTGTTGAAGCTCTGCAAGtttttcctgctcctcctgctcccggcggagcctctcctcctcagcctgtctctgctgctcttcctgggtctgcctcctttcctcctcctgcttccgccgctcctcctcccgccgcgccttctcctcagctgctctcctggccacTTCTTCTTCTCTGATTCTACAATTTCCAAGGTACAGATTACTGGGTATTTATTGCTTTAAAAGTGTGCATGCACAAGAGACAGAGTAGGAAAGCAAGAAAGTTCTAGGCAGTTCACAAATAACTGGATAAAGACACTTTCTGGTGTGGATTTACAAATGCCACGATCCAGACTTGTCAAAGCGAAAACTGGAATAACTTGGAAGAAATTATCTGTGAATAAATGCTCTTTGCTGATTAAGTCAAGGCAGGTTGTTCCAATAATGGAATGTTTGATTGAGAACTGGATTAAACAATGACCATTTAATAAAAACCATCTGCAACCACGGCATGAATGAAGCTTACAATCACTGTCAAACATAAATGTAGTGGGATTTCCTAAAAGACTCATTCTTCTATAGCCTGAATTCAGAGATTCTCTGGAAGGTGTACACTGCCAGCTCTTGCAGACATACAGAGCAGATCTGATGACATATTTCTAGAGCAGATTATATGCAAGTTTCATAGCTTCATATCCACAACTGGGAAACTGAAAAAATCTGACATTCCACTCTGTTTATAGAAGCATACAGGCAACCCCTGATCTGGAATAAAGTTAGTCAGCACTAACTTAGTCATTTATTTTAACAACTTCTATGCAGTGAACCATATGCACACTGATTTAACACTTTGAATTACTTGCCTGCAAACATTTCTGACCCATATTTCACATCACTAAAGTGAGATTTAATGTACCATCAAACCACTGCCTAAGCTGATGAAATGGAAGTTTAATACATAGAGTTTTACTCTTTCAAACCAaatacaaacaaaccaaacaaaagtgATGCACAAATCACATTCTAGTTGTGAAACAAAAGCCCCACTggtgtctggaaggaaaaagcaGCAGTGATTTCACAGGGACTGTGCATTACATGTGTACTGAGATATAAACTGATGTTACACACAGTAACCTGTCCCAGGTTGTTGCCAGTGCCTCTCAGCTTCAGGAACTGTATGAACATATGCAGGAACTTAAATTTAAACTTAGAAAACATATACAGCTGGACTGTCCTTTCCAACCACACCCCACCACTGAAAGCATCCCTTTCTTCCCCTCATTTGTTACCTTTCCTCTTCTTGTCTCTGAATTCTTTCTTGGTCTTCACGCTCTCTTTGCTCCCGTGCCAGACGTCGCTTCTCTGTCAGGATTTTAGCAGCTTCTTCAGCTGTGGTGGTCCCTGCTACTGTTTTGCTACCTGATTCTGCAAAGGTTAAAAGAATCTGCTGTTAGAAAGTTCCAGGAACTTAAAATGATGAAAGACGTTATCTCTGTGAGATGAGATCTTATGGCCAACTGATTCAGTATCTTTTCCATCAGTGCTCATCACAGTGATTGCATCCTTATCTGTAACAGGCCTGCAAGAGCCTAAGGGGAGCCCTGGAGATGCAGAGCCACAATATCTGACACTGAAATAGTAACAGCTCATTTCAACACTGATCCAGCCATATTCCAGATGATACACTTAAAGATACTCTCCAATTATCACAGCATTTAAAAACATGTTTCTGACAAGACACCCTCATTTCTGTAATGCTTGAACACTGataagaaaactggaaaaaatctGCTGTAGGAAATACCTTTCACTTCCTTCTAATAAAACTGGACACACAAGACCCTAAAGAAGAAATTatcattcttttatttttcctttttcataaCATTAACATTCATGCTTTTATATTTACTGAGTATCTTAGAGTGCAAATGATCATCATTTTATCTGGCCCTGAAGGCACATACTAATGACTTCAGTAATATCACATTTCTATACATCAGCAACAAATCAATTTCCAATTTACATGGAGATCAAAACAGCTTCAACCACCAGGTGAGCAGATCTTTGCAGGTCGTGCTGTTTATGCTTCCTCATGACCTGCCTGGTGTTCAGGTGTCTGAACATCAGAGGCACTATTACTAATTAACATCAGGAAAAAAGTCAAAACAGAACCATCTTGCCATCCAGCTGCTCTCAATATGTATACTGAAAGAACTCTGATTTCTATCAGGTATTccctagaaatatttcagtttGAATGAGATTTAAGAGCTCATCATCTGAATATTCAGAGAATCAGCTCTTGAtgtcagcagagcagcagcatcatAATGTTGGTGAGGACCTGCCTTTCTCCTCAACACTTCACAAATCAGCACATTATGTTTGCTTAACATTTATAAAGCCTTGAAATCAAGGTAATTTTAATGAACTATGACATCAGGGTTTGACCACTTGTTTTACTTCTGACCTGAAGACAAATCGTTTAAAACACAACGTCATTATTAGGAACTTTAATACCTGAAAAGCTGCTTAGGCCCCACGGACACATAATCACAACCTGCAGCTGCAGGGTATAATTACACACAGCAAACTCTCAGCAGCTGAATCATGGCTGTCTTTTCTGCATAAAAATTGTTCTTGCAGTCCTAGGAAAGGCATTTCAGCACCGATGTAGTGCAGGCATAGACAGGGTTCTAACATTTAGATTTACCCAAAGCTGAGAAAACACCACCTCCCCAGACAACACATTGCTTCTCATGTGGGAAAAAGTTGCAGTCTTGTTGGTACTAACAAAAATCAGCCATGAGTGTTCCAAATTTGAACTTGGTCAAAAGGGGTCCTCCTCCTCCTGAGCAAGAAAGACCATTTTGCATTTACAAAACCATTACCATATCTGCCTATtcaagacaggcagatgcttttCTTCCAATATTCTGTAACTTACTAGGTTTAATTTACTGTTGCCAGTGTACAGCCATGAAGAAGTCAAAATGTCTCTCTTCCTCTGCCACATGAGTGTACTTTCTGTTCAGACTACTCACTTTTCACAGCAGAAGCCATTTTTTGTTGCACATTTGCCATCTCTCCCAGTTATATCAAATCTGGTTGACACCTAATGTCATGTTTAACCTATTTCCCCTCCTCAAAACTGAACAACCTAATGCTCAGCAAGAAGACTAAAGGTTTTAGACTTAAGTTCTAGGATTACAGCATGACAGCTTAATTATGATATCTGGATTTGACAGAAGAAAACTAGTCACAACAGAACATTGCAGATATGGAaagaacagggggaaaaaaaagaagaagagattGGGGACCTTCCCATTGCATTCTCACTTCTGCAGTTTTATTGATGATTTCCATATGGGTACTTCAATACTGTTTTCATCTCCATGTACCCCTGTACAGGCTGTTTCCATAGGGCAGGACATGAGATTGCCCAACATGATTGCTAACATGCCATAAGAAAATTCTGACAGTTTTTTACACTCAGCTTCCTTTTCCGTGTACTCCTAGTCATTCTTTTCACCAAAGGACTTCCCTCTTTGTaagggaaggggaaagagagaaagaggcaaGAGAAACAATCTCTGAACACTGGTAAAATCTAGTACTAGCTGGATGGAGGGAAGATTCCAACAGATTTTAAGGCAAATAATTAATTCACAACTAATCTAGGAATCATATTTCAAAGCCTTCAATACCCAGATACAAAATGTGAGGCTCCATGATAGTTTATTACCTATCATCATGCATAAGGTGAGAGCTCATGAAGGAGCACTTCTTATGCTTTAAGTTGAACAAGCCTTTTAATTCTCAGAGAAGCTGCGAGAGGCTGCTGCCAGAAATGACAACTGCTCCAGTCACTGCAAAATAAAAAGTGTTTTACTGTGGAACAGTATATTGCAGGAGGAAGACacaaaaaacaagacaaaaacttGATTGCTGTTGACAACAGGCAAACAAGTTCAGTTTGAAGAAGAGATGGGATGAAGATACAATTGCACAAAGCTGAAAGTAGGCTAAACCTATAAGACCTAGAGACTGATTTGCCACATGCCATTCACTGGTGTGCTCTGACTTCAGAAGCTGTCTGGGACAGGGAATTGCACCAACCCATGGGTGAACTGCTGACACAGACATGTAAAATGAAAATTGCCTTGAAAACTGAAAGTAACCtcttaagaaaaaatatttttgcctCACATAGCAATATTGCAGTGTACCAAAATGTTCCAAGAGAGAAATGAAATAATCTCTTATTTTGAAGAACATGCTCACTATTTCCTTTTGTTCTATGTGTCAAACAAAGAAGAAGAGCTTTGCCCAGCCCCAGTAGGAATCACTACAAAGATTACTATTTTGAGATTAGAAATAAACTAAAAGGAAAACAGATAAACTGGGTTAATCCAGTTTCAGAAGTCAGTGTATAGAGGAGACAGATCAGGCATCCAAGGAACAAGGACACAGCTTCTTGTTCCAGAACAACGAGAAGATACAGGACTAGGACACATTGTTATGGAGGCTTCAACCAACTGATGACATTGATCAGAAGTGATGATGCTCTGGGGCACACAAGACATTTATCCACAGTATGGCAGCACGCTGAGGGATGGATGTTCTCACTGCAAAGACAAAGGACATGACAGCAAAGACGGATGTGGAACTTTGTACAAACATCCACCTCTGACAGCCAGGCTTCCTTCCACAGGAACACATGCCCAGAGAGCTCTACCATGAGTTCTTCAGGTGAATGACACTTCATATCCAACAGAAGCCATATCACAAGGAGCCTCAGAAGTGGCAGAGAGTAGGAGCAGCCCAGGGAAGCACACAGGAACATGCAGTAACGTGCAGCAAGCACATGTTCCCACTTACCTGCTGTGTGAGGGACTCACCCCCAGCACTGCACACCGGCACTAACTTACACTCTAAGATCCCTCCTTTTCCTGTCAAGGGTCCCCTAAGTCCTTCTGCAAAGTGTATTGCCTGCCAGACCTCATCAGCAGGCTCTCCTGGATTCTGCTGGAGATGGCAGCTGGCATTTTCCCCAGGGACAGAAGCCAGGCTCAGGGCACAATGGAGAGCACTAGAACACTAATTACTTATGTGGTACATGACTTTCCTGAATCTACCAGGATAACTTCTTAGTGTGACTTGTGAACTGATTACCCTTCCCAAGGCAGCAATGATTGCACACTCACTAGAACTTAGGCCAAGGCAGCCTTCAAGCACTGAGAAAACTCTCTCTCATCCTGTGGTGAACAGGAGCTGATTTTGTCCTCCAAGAAGGTCTCTACAGGAGCACTTTAAGAACCACCAGCTGAACTGAAAGACCTCTGTGTAGTTTAACTACTGACTTTACAAACCTAAGCTAGTAGATCCCTCAGCTAGAGCAGCTGAAGCCCAAAAGGCAAAGAGGATTTCTGCTTTTCTTAAAATTACAGTACAAGTAGTGATATTAACAGCTCCTGACTTAAATCCCTGAGTCAAATAAACCAATTGCTGCATTAAAGTTCACATCCCAAAGTCATATCATGAAAAACTCATGTTTTATACAAAGAAAAATGAACAGCTTCTGCCTTAAAGCACCCTACCCTCCAGGGCCCTGCCTCACCAGCCAGTTGTTTCCCCACTCCGAGCACACCCTGGAGAGGCCTGGAGCAGGAGTCAGACACTGAGGAACACCCACCTTCTTTGGTCTTTGTGCTAGCTGCTCCTGTATCCCTCTCCAAGGCTGGGGAAGCACCTTGCTCTTGTCCTATTCCTTCTGTGCTCTTATCCTTTGGTTTGCTCTCTGCTTCAGTTTTCTTTTTGGTAATGTTTATAACAGTTGGTGTGAGAGATGGACGCTGGATGGGTGCTGGTTTAGAGACTGGAGTAGGAGATGGTGGCCTTTGTTTAGACACACCAGGTGAAGGTGGGCGAGTCTTCTGCCTGTTGAAATAAAGAGTATTtttcagagctgcctgctgaaataAAGAGTATTTTTCAGAgctaacaatgaaaacctcaacCACACACCTCAGAAGAGCAGTCTCCTTTGTTTAGTTTATATTACATACCTCACATTTAAAAATAAGTCCACCCACAAATTACTGGTGCCTTCCCTATAAAACTCAAACCAGGATTCCAAGACACCTTGGGCACCCAGCCTTACTACCTGAGGCTAACATCAGAACAGGATTCCTGGCCCAGATCTCCATTTACTTCACATCTAGGATGAACCTTCAAGAAACTTCCTATGCTAATACTTTATTCAAAAGCTTGCAgacttttgttgttttggttttagtgCACAGACTGCAGAGAAGATTAGGGTGTGTTTTCTGCACAACAAAGGTTGAAGTAAAAGCCTCATCCCTACTATGGGAAAGGGAAATTGGACCCAAAATGAAGACATTTCTGTACAAACAAGGCACAGCATAGGTCATCCAAACTCTAACAGCTCAGCTGTCTTGAGACAGGAAGAAGCCTTCATTTTGTGCTGAATACAAGGTGTTTACACACACCTGGTTGCAGGAAGGGTTTAACCTGGGCACATACCTGACTGCAGAAGGGGACGGAGGGCGCTTCACCAAATTAGCAGGAGAGGGGGATCTTCTATGGGCAGACACGGATGGAGAGGGAGGGCGCCTCAAGCCAGAACCTGGGGAtggtttttctgtctctgatttctAGAAGATAGACAAACCCAAAATACTGCTGACTCTAGAATACACTGCAGACAGAGGAGCTGCTATTTCAAAAAAAAAGCAAGTGGTCAACAAGACACACTTTGAATTTCCTTTATGTTCCAAAACACAGACCTGGTCTGTGTTTAACTTTTACATAAATTAAACCTTGGGAACCATAAGCAGCAAACAATATGCATTCAAGATACAAGAGAGATCAAGTACCATAAAATTCCAATTTGATTTTAATCCTCTGTATTTTTTAGGCAAATGCTATTGTACATTTCATTAATGCTTACTGAAAGCAGCAGCAAAGAGGGAAACGGGATCCCATCCTAAGCTGTTCCAACCCCCCAGTTTAACAGAAACTTAATTCCTGTGGGTTTTCAACAAACCTGGGTTGAATCAGGTGAGCTTGCATCAGATGAAGACACAGAGGACTTCAACCTGTCGATGCTGCGGCTGCGCACCGGCACTTTGGGAGCTGGGACTGGGGAACTGATGGAACTGGCTGAAGCTGAACGAGGACAGAGGTGAGATTCTATAAAAGTTAGGAATTTGACAAGACAAAACAAGAACCAAGTGCACAGCATAAGAACAGGAGAGAaggaagagggagaaaaagagaaagagagattgtGTGTGTTAGAAACCATACAGGGAAACACCGCAGGCAGTGCACAGTGCAACGGGTCACAGACAGACACCACCACACAATTAGTACTTGGGAAGCAATAGCACCAAGAATAAACACTCTGAAAGCAGCAGTCTGGAGtagataaaaataaaatgcttttccAAAAATGGACCAAATTTGCAGTACACCAGCATTACTTTCATTTTAATCAAGTTGCACTTGATCACAAATGCTTCAGTTTTAATGGCTTAGCATCTTTCCTGACAATTTTTTCATGAGAGGTTCAGACTTTAAGCATGTTTCCTCTACACTCCAGGAGGAAATCTCCCTTTTTTTTCAAAGGTGGTGTAAAAGAAATCTATCAAGAGAAAAAGGTTAACTATTTAACTATGATACCTTTCCTACCTGAAGTGTCAATCTTCTCACATATAAGATATTGGAAGAAATTTTATCTTATTGTTTTTTTACATGATCACAGACATATAAGCACAGATAGATGCAAAAATATTCTAAAGCTAGATATTGGATTCTTCGATAATTCAAATAAATTGTGACAAATGCAGCACTTACTTTTGTAACTTTAtggaaaatacattttatttttgtatttacaGCATTTGTAAATGGAGACCTGCATTCTATTTGTGCACAGGTTGTGTTAAAGCACAGGTACTTTTCTACTGAAATGAAAAAAGTACCTCTGaataaacttataaaaatgtattttaattcaGCAATAGGGAGTGTCATGTGCTAACAGTAACAGAAAAAAAGATGGCATTTCCCCACATGACATGAACTGAAGTATTCATGGTAAAATAAAAGCAGCACATACAACAGGTATGTAAAAATATGactacaaacaaaaaaataaatactgATTATTAGACAAGGGGAACTGTGTGGAAATGTCACCATTACTGATAAGGATCAAGTAAAATGGTGTAAGATAAAAAAATAAGATGTGATTTCATACTAAAGAAGAAACAAGCAAAACTGGGAACACAAGTTGGAAGGTAAAAGAAGAGAAAGGACTCCACATTGGTTCCAGAGAAGCATTTACTGAGGCATTATTAATTAACCAGTAACAATTCCAGGACATGTGGGATGCAGCTAGGGGGGCTAATTCCTGCAAATTCCTGCTCTAGTAAACTGAGCCCTGCTGTGGATGTATCAGGTCAATCTGGACCAACACAAAACTGCTTGAGTTAGCCAGGGTTTCTCTCTTCTATTATATTATACCTTGACTTCTCCTATCAGCTGAACAAAACCAGCTCAGGGTTCCCTGGACTTATCTCCAGGTACTCCCACTGTCATGTTCCTGCAAGTGTTTCTTCCTCTAAAGAAATTTAAGTTTTGCACTTTGAAATTACAGGTTTGCTTGTTttgattctttttccctttcGTAACCCAGTACTGCTCTAACCAGAATGTCTCAGACTGAGTTGAGGTACAAATGCAGATCTCTGTCAgttaaaaaaaccacacacaaaatCCCCAGAATCAACACCAGCATCTGGTTCTCTGCAGAACAAGTAAACCAGCACTGGAGTTTAAAAGCCAATATTATTATATGGTTTTGTAAAGTAAACATGCAACACAGCATATGAATTGGGTATTAATGACCACAGAAAATACTGGGTAAGTAAAATTACACACAACCACGTTTAACTGTGTGATTCAGACAGAAGTGTAGCACAGTTAGCAGCTACCATCTAAGTTCTTGCTTGAAGAGAAACTGTGTAAGACTTTGAGGCTTTGGTGCCCTGCTGTTACCTGAGGGGTCCTGTCCATCAGCCAAGGTAGCAGCACTTTTACTCCTAGCTAGGGAGGCCTGTGTGGGGGCCAGCAGGCGGCTGATAATGCCACTGTCCAGGGGACTGAGCTGGGAGCGGCGAGCTGGATGACAGGAACAAACCAAAAAGGATCCAACATGAAATCATATCATGGAAAACACAAGCAGTACAAAGCAAAGGAAGACTGAGCATTGTTGCAAATTATATAACAGTTTTGGAAGAACAATACTGAAGTCATGGAGGGGGAATTCCAGAGGAAAAGCACAGAAGGGTTAAACACTGCAATCCCTTATGTTGCACTTCTTGCCTTGCTTAGTACAAGTCGTTTTAATGTGCAGAGATTGGCACATGTACAACAGAGGTGAATGCTGAATCCAGTCAAAGTATGAGACATTTTTGACTGAGCTCTTCAGAGCTACATTCTCTAGATTGCAGCAAAGGCTGTTTTGACATAATAAACACAAGGCTTGCAAGTCAAAGCCAGCAGTTATGGTCAAGCATTGCCTGCACACACAGATTCACACGGACAGCACCCAACATTCTCTCATACAGGAAAGATTCTGAAGCAGAAATAATTTCAACTGTTGGCAACAGCTGCTAAAAAGGAAAGTTTCAGAATTGTTAACTCAGAGGGAAAAACATGTTAGACAAGGTGCTATTCCTCAGGTTTAGGAGTAGTTCCCAGGAAGGTTATTTGTAACCTAGTGGGGAATACAGAGATCAAAAGAGACTGAAGTGAGGACAGGTTTCTTCCTTCTGCATGCACATGGTTTACTccagcagcaggaacagagaaGTTGCTTTTAAACTGAATAGTAAAACAGAACTTAATAAAGCAAAGGTAAGATTTAACTAAGAAGTCAACAGATCAGTGGCAGTTTTACAATTTCTGTACTTCAATCTACCAGCTCTCAAACAGATTGCTTTCTTAAACAGACACATGTTGCTATCTGCTTGCAGTGCCATTTAATAAAGACAAAGGCCTTctcagaggattttttttctgttcagaaaaaaaaaattaacttttaccATTTTATCTTTAACACTGAGTAACTAAAAAGCCATTAAAAAATCCTAGAAATTTAAGAACCTAGGAAACTAGTGAAATCAAGCCTATCCAAACtttaaaagcttaaaaaaaagatTCAGTTTTATGAAACAACCACctggtttttcttcctttttcactTTTTCTAGCTCTGGAGAGGATTGGGGTTTACTACTCATTCTACTCAAAGATGTGCTCCTCTTCTTTTCTGTTCCTCCTAGAGACCAAGTGTAAGGAAGATTATTTTTAACAAGATATGATTTTCTTAATTGCCATCCCATGCTTTGCTTTCACTAATCAGCTAAAATCATCAATGCATCATTATGAAGCACTATTTTCTCATTAGTTAAATGGTTTGGCTACCATTTGTCTACTTTCCCCCCACCCTTCCATTTTTCAAAGGAATAAGGCTGGTTTAGAGACAGTTACCCAATATCTAGCACTGCAATGTGCATAATGATATTTATGCCACAGTGCACAGACTGCATAAATGCCTgagtgaaaatatttataaaggaCCTGGTTTAAAGTCATCTTTGAATATCCCATTTACTGCCTCCCAATTCTCAAAACAAACTGGTTTCTAGCACCTTTCTGTTCCACCTGCGAACCTTTGGGTGCTGACTGCTGGGAATGTGGAGAGACTTTGTTACTCAGTCTGTTTAATGAGGCACTTCTCTTTGTGGTACCTGGAAGTGAAAGTGCATGGATTAATTATGCTGAAAAGCCCAGAGGTCCCCTCCAACACCTGCCCCATTGCCctaagagagagagaggaatgaTTAAGTTGCTTTATAATATTGAATTCTTCAGAAGCAGAAAAACTGGATCAGGGAAGAACTACTTTATAGAAAGCATTATTTATTTTATCTCTGCATGTTTCTGATCACAGCAGCAGGATGTCAGCTACAACAGATTCTTGTTTGCCCTACTGAGGCCATCCTTGTACACCTTTAAAATACATGAGAATTTTAAAAGACAATTGCTCACATTCTCTATGGGTATGAGTGAGCCTAGAATTAACACAGAACACAGTGGTAAGTGGAGATACTTCACTGATCCAGGACAAGC
The nucleotide sequence above comes from Melospiza melodia melodia isolate bMelMel2 chromosome 16, bMelMel2.pri, whole genome shotgun sequence. Encoded proteins:
- the MAP7D3 gene encoding MAP7 domain-containing protein 3; protein product: MAEGGAAPPSCASSSSSSSLKGLREQMVAAAQAIAEERRSQSGISPLTVQTSIKTATKPVIDGSMLRTEERQRLARERREEREKQHAAKETQILEKERKAKLQYEKQLEERQRKLKEMKQKEEQRRAAVEEKRKQKIEEEKERYEAVLHRTLERSQRLETRQKRWSWGGSVTPDSEGKTEQQSTDEGGTGASKRSPSTANLKQAEAAVSKGLSSSSAAQLNASDRGTTKRSASLNRLSNKVSPHSQQSAPKGSQVEQKGGTEKKRSTSLSRMSSKPQSSPELEKVKKEEKPARRSQLSPLDSGIISRLLAPTQASLARSKSAATLADGQDPSESHLCPRSASASSISSPVPAPKVPVRSRSIDRLKSSVSSSDASSPDSTQKSETEKPSPGSGLRRPPSPSVSAHRRSPSPANLVKRPPSPSAVRQKTRPPSPGVSKQRPPSPTPVSKPAPIQRPSLTPTVINITKKKTEAESKPKDKSTEGIGQEQGASPALERDTGAASTKTKEESGSKTVAGTTTAEEAAKILTEKRRLAREQREREDQERIQRQEEERIREEEVARRAAEEKARREEERRKQEEERRQTQEEQQRQAEEERLRREQEEQEKLAELQQQREEAEAKAQEEAERQRLERERIMQQNMQERLERKKRIEEIMKRTRKSDQNESKLQNEGKSVSEVMEGEDIEEEEELGLEKTDQPEKLNGVDLLQDIKGETENCLETAQSMISAECEAQDESELKASEVFMNGSDLKSPKGSVSVCELKDSSHPAKEVVIDDSGKLGVHEADHTIGLIQNLNGKSGSWTFEEFIDVGVHSKSTKLSSDSISAGNCNQNLNDAATLPSSPKLAFEEDGAVNSLTKPIDASSGNPS